The following are from one region of the Salvia hispanica cultivar TCC Black 2014 chromosome 1, UniMelb_Shisp_WGS_1.0, whole genome shotgun sequence genome:
- the LOC125208455 gene encoding uncharacterized protein LOC125208455, whose product MASSNSSEDEEDVVRRARNLTRATEGEVYPNIDNRSNLMIAQRLQVMWLVQLRERNESQKMEKSPQMEWHDEDQCFKIDGVLSPMPLHEKPPFLSVIKRDQNEEIILKKEENNDMEEPYISRAYVLSLLKQTIMTERESPPQAPKKVWRRLQEDIVSSPFNEEMVEFLAWLNDEESENGGVSGSVL is encoded by the exons ATGGCATCATCCAATTCCAGTGAAGAT gAGGAAGATGTTGTAAGAAGGGCTAGAAATCTCACGAGAGCCACTGAGGGAGAAGTCTACCCGAACATCGACAATCGAAGCAACCTTATGATCGCACAACGATTACAAGTCATGTGGCTAGTCCAGCTTCGCGAGCGTAATGAGTCTCAAAAGATGGAGAAG AGTCCACAAATGGAATGGCATGACGAGGACCAATGCTTCAAGATCGATGGTGTCCTCTCCCCTATGCCTCTACATGAGAAGCCTCCTTTT CTATCCGTAATCAAGAGAGATCAAAATGAAGAGATCATACTCAAAAAAGAGGAGAATAATGACATGGAGGAGCCCTACATATCAAGGGCTTACGTCCTCAGCCTTCTCAAGCAAACAATCATGACAGAGAGAGAATCACCACCTCAAGCGCCTAAGAAAGTGTGGAGACGCCTTCAGGAGGATATTGTGAGCTCTCCATTCAACGAGGAAATGGTGGAGTTTCTGGCGTGGTTAAATGATGAGGAGAGCGAAAATGGTGGAGTTTCCGGCAGTGTGTTGTAG